A stretch of Mustela nigripes isolate SB6536 chromosome 6, MUSNIG.SB6536, whole genome shotgun sequence DNA encodes these proteins:
- the LOC132020707 gene encoding keratin, type II cytoskeletal 2 epidermal, with protein MSCQISCKSRRGGGGGGGGFRGFSSGSAVVSGGSRRSASSFSCLSRHGGGGGGYGGGFGSRSLVGLGGTKSISISVAGGGGSFGSGGGFGGRGGGFGGGSGFGGGSGFGGGGFGGGSGFGGGGFGGGRFGGGGGFGGFGGPGGVGPGGFPGGGIHEVSINQSLLQPLNVKIDPEIQNVKSQEREQIKTLNNKFASFIDKVRFLEQQNQVLQTKWELLQQLDVSTRTTNLEPIFQAYIAKLKKYVDTLSAERTSQDSELNNMQDLVEDFKKKYEDEINKRTAAENDFVTLKKDVDNTYMAKVELQAKTDVLTQEIEFIKFLFDAELSQMQQTITDTNVILSMDNNRSLDLDSIISEVRSQYEEIAQKSKAEAEALYHSKYEELQVTAGKHGDSLKEVKMEISELNRMIQRLQGEIAHVKKQCKSVQEAIADAEQKGEHALKDAQSKLSDLEDALQQAREDLARLLRDYQELMNVKLALDVEIATYRKLLEGEECRMSGDLSSNVTVSVTSSSVSSSVASKTGFGGYGSGGRGSGSGGGGGYSSGSSSYSSGGRGSSSRGGGGVGYGSGGGSRGGSGSGGGYSSGGSSRGGSGSGGGSGGKYSSGGGYGSGGSSRGGAGSGGGSGSGGGYGSGGGSRGGSSSEKGGSGSGEGYGSSVTFSFR; from the exons ATGAGCTGTCAGATCTCGTGCAAATCtcgaagaggaggaggaggaggaggtggaggattCCGGGGTTTTAGCAGCGGTTCAGCTGTGGTCTCCGGTGGGAGCCGGAGATCGGCCTCTAGCTTCTCCTGCTTGAGCCGCCATGGTGGTGGCGGAGGGGGCTATGGCGGCGGCTTTGGCAGTCGGAGTCTTGTTGGCCTTGGAGGCACCAAGAGCATCTCCATTAGTGTGGCTGGAGGAGGTGGAAGCTTTGGCTCCGGTGGTGGATTTGGTGGCAGAGGAG GCGGCTTCGGAGGCGGCAGCGGCTTCGGTGGTGGCAGCGGCTTCGGTGGAGGCGGCTTTGGCGGAGGCAGTGGCTTCGGTGGAGGCGGCTTTGGCGGAGGACGCTTTGGAGGTGGTGGTGGctttgggggttttgggggtCCTGGTGGTGTTGGGCCTGGAGGATTCCCTGGTGGAGGCATCCACGAAGTCTCCATCAACCAGAGCCTCCTGCAGCCTCTCAATGTGAAAATTGACCCAGAGATTCAGAATGTCAAGTCTCAGGAGCGGGAACAGATCAAAACGCTCAACAACAAATTTGCTTCTTTCATTGACAAG GTGCGGTTCCTGGAGCAGCAGAACCAGGTGCTGCAGACCAAGTGGGAGCTGCTGCAGCAGCTGGATGTGAGCACCCGCACCACCAACCTGGAGCCCATCTTTCAAGCGTACATTGCCAAGCTGAAGAAATACGTGGATACGCTCTCTGCAGAACGAACATCCCAAGATTCAGAGCTGAACAACATGCAGGATCTTGTTGAGGATTTTAAGAAGAA GTATGAGGATGAAATCAACAAGCGCACAGCTGCTGAGAATGATTTTGTGACCCTCAAAAAG GATGTGGACAATACCTACATGGCCAAGGTGGAGCTGCAGGCCAAGACAGACGTGCTGACCCAGGAGATCGAGTTCATTAAATTCCTTTTTGATGCG GAGCTGTCCCAGATGCAGCAGACTATCACCGACACCAATGTCATTCTGTCCATGGACAACAACCGCAGCCTGGACCTAGACAGCATCATCTCTGAGGTCCGGAGCCAGTATGAGGAGATTGCCCAGAAGAGCAAGGCCGAGGCTGAGGCACTGTACCACAGCAAG TATGAAGAACTCCAGGTGACTGCAGGGAAACACGGAGACAGCCTGAAGGAGGTTAAGATGGAGATCAGCGAGCTGAACCGCATGATCCAGAGGCTGCAAGGGGAGATCGCTCACGTGAAGAAGCAG tGTAAGAGTGTGCAAGAAGCCATCGCAGAtgctgagcagaagggagaacaTGCCCTCAAAGATGCTCAGAGCAAGCTCTCTGACCTGGAGGATGCCCTGCAGCAGGCCCGGGAGGACCTGGCCCGACTGCTGCGCGACTACCAGGAGCTCATGAACGTCAAGCTGGCCTTGGACGTGGAGATCGCTACCTACCGCAAGCTGCTGGAGGGCGAGGAGTGCAG GATGTCTGGAGACCTCAGTAGCAACGTCACTGTGT CTGTGACCAGCAGCAGCGTATCTTCGAGTGTGGCCTCCAAGACTGGCTTTGGAGGCTATGGTTCTGGAGGTAGAGGATCCGGTTCTGGAGGAGGCGGAGGCTACAGCTCTGGAAGTTCAAGTTACAGCtctggaggcagaggctcaagCTCCAGAGGTGGCGGTGGAGTGGGCTATGGCTCTGGTGGGGGCTCCAGAGGAGGCTCTGGCTCTGGAGGAGGATACAGCTCTGGAGGCAGCTCCAGAGGAGGCTCTGGCTCTGGAGGTGGCAGTGGAGGAAAATACAGCTCTGGAGGAGGATATGGCTCTGGAGGCAGCTCTAGAGGAGGTGCCGGCTCTGGGGGAGGCTCTGGATCTGGAGGGGGATACGGCTCTGGAGGTGGCTCTAGAGGGGGTTCCAGCTCTGAAAAGGGGGGTTCTGGCTCAGGTGAAGGTTATGGTTCCAGCGTGACCTTCTCTTTTAGATAA